The genome window TGGAATCTCCTGTTTTTCCTATCAAAAGAAGCTTCTTTGGATTAACCCAGCTAAACAAAACCTGTCTGGTGAGAGCTGGACTCCAGGTGTGGCTCAGCTGTGAGACAGAAATTAACACTTATTTCACCCAAAGTTCATGgaatcatgggatggtttgggatgaagggactttaaagatcatccagttccagccctgacacctttcactgtcccagggtgctccaagccctgcccagcctggccttggacatcTCCAGgcatccaggagcagccccagctgctctgggcataCTGAGTGAGGGcctcccaccctcacaggaatgattccttcccaatatcccattttAACCCACTCTCTTAGGATCACCTTCTAATTGGCATCAGTAATTGAACTGTCATAAAAGGCTTTTTAGGGTTATTTGACAGCATTTCTGTAGCCACAAGCACCAGCTGAGTCACACCACCCAGCTCAAGGCTCGGTTTTATGACAGGACAGAGGAGGGAGCTCAGCTGACAGGTCCAGCTGAACGGGCAGTGTCCAGTGAAGGAGCTCAGGAAAGGTCCTggagggctgggatgctgctggagatggcCTGTGGCATCTGGCTGGGTGTGATCAATCATGGGACAcccttcagcagcacagagagctcttTGTGCTTTCATTCtaacacagctcagcagagcctttCAGAGCTTGGAAGTATCACAGAACATCTGACAGCTGATCAGACTCTGCTCCTAATGAACTGGGCCATTCCCAAAGAGGAAttctaatcttttttttttttttttttttgacaggaaatctgattttttttactttaaaagcttAATTACACAACAAGATACAGGCATGGGTTTCTCTGTTCCTTTATTGTAGTTGCACACTAATGTAACAGtgtaaaatgcagcagctgaagggttCTATACATCAGAGAAAAACTTTAGGGAAGGGCCTGTatcccaggaaaacaaagcattcCCTGTTCCAGGTGTTGTCTGCAGACAGTGATTTCAGTCATGTTCAGGCAGGTAACACACATCAAATACACAATGTCATAAAGGCCACAAAAACGAGatgcacaaaacaaaaaatagccAAGATGTGCCAGGAAATACAAGTGAAAACACCCCAAATGAAGGCATGAGGGGACCTTTCATCCAAAGCAGAATTCCAGTCCTCTAAAACCCTGTGCAGATCAAAGCAAACTCCAGTTCTGGAGCTTCCAAAGCCAGGGGAGACCCTCCTGTCATCCCTGAcagaaaaggcagcacaaaAGTGGGCAGGAACACCTGAAGAGTGAAAGTTCTGGAATGCAGGAACACGGATCAATCATTCCAGCACCAGAGGAAGTTGTGCCCACTGTGAAGTCAcccaggacaaggtgagagcagcagctcagaggaaTCCTGAAAGGCAGCTGGAGTCAGACCAGCACAGACCTCCAAATCTCCTCCTCCCTTTGCAGGGAGTTGTCCCAGAATCATTCCTGTGACACTCTTTAATTCCTGGGACTTGCTGCCCCAGGAATGCCTCCAGGACAGTATTTACTAATAAAGTGACTCTTAGGCAAGGGAAATACAAATATGTGCTTTGACCCTTTTGTATTGTGCCGCCCAAAAGAGcccaaaattcctttttaactTAATTGTGCAAAATCAGCTCTAACCCAACAATCAAATCATTTTTCCACAGAGGACTGAGAGAATAAGGCACAGGAATTCTATCCCATCTCTTGATTCaaacacaattattttcctAAAGTTTACATTCACAAAGTCCATCAAGTCATTGTAACAGGAAAgttcaaactgaaaaaacccccaacaaatAAACCTCAGTGCATTCATTTCTAGATTAATTCCAGCaacctgccctgcagctgagctcctgcctgccttcagGAGATGCTCAAACACTACACATAAATGCAGGACtcaagaaacagcaaaataaatgtaaaaccCTGTAAAACTTCTTTTTGTAGCACAgtagagttaatttttaatCTACATTAACCCtgttttcagatatttaaaGTGATCAGTGCTATAACTGGAATCTCTTTATTTTATGTCAGTAAAAAAAGGTGCGATTTGATGGAGATATGGACACAGCTTAACTGCATCACTGGGCAATTCACTGTTCTCTAACAAAGCTTCCATGACAATACTTGAACAAAGTAAACCTCTGGGAGAACTTTAAATAAATCTCTCTGAGAACTTGAACTGGATCATGGGAAGGGAATATCCCACATTCCCTCTGATGGATGTAGGGTGGTTCAAAAGGGATTTACACATCCAGGAGGAAAATCTGATTGAGTGGAGCAAAGCATGGAGAACTCAGTGgctgtgaggctgctgcagagctccagagcaggtGGGTTCCCTAAAATAAtctggtttttgggttttttgggaaaGCTGGATCAACTGGTGATTCTTCTCAGTGGGTCAGAGAAATCCAAAAACTCAGTGGCAGCTctggttttaaataaaaggcAACATTAAGATGTCTTTGTATTACAATTTTTTCTATTAATGAGTAGAAAATAtctgagctgctgccatctTTCTCCAGGGTCCTTGTCAGAAAGTGTCTGCAAGAACAGCACTGAATAAATATCTCAGACTTTATGACTGGATCAGAATTATTATCTATTCAggcaaaaagtaaaataattcttttcctgttccctGGACTGCAGATATTCCTTCCAGCTTTGTTTTGGAATGTATCATTCTCCAGCAAAATCATCACTGATGTGGCTTTGTAGCTAAAAATCTGAGTGATGATGGCAAAACCTGCAGAGCTCAACTGAGATCATGGAATcagaaaatcatggaatggtttgggtgggaaaggacctgaaagctcatccagtgccagccctgccatggcagggacaccttcccctgtcccaggataatcccagccccatccaaaGGGAGGTGGCACAGCCAAGATGGAAATGttcccccaggcagggagggcttGGGCAAAGTGGTGAAACCAAAGAGCTCCACTGGATTCCTGACAGGAAAAATACCCTGCACTGGGATAGAGGGagatttccttcctttcagcaCCCAGAGTCACTCAACTGAAGTGGCCACAATGCAGGGGACAAAGGCACAACTGTGGCACCAGAACATCAGCCTGAGGTAGAGCTAttgaggaaggaaaggcaggatCTGGGCACTCAACTGCTTCAACATTATCTCAAACCCTTAAAATCATCAGGGTCACACTGAAAAGTGTTAAGGTGCTTTGAAACTGAATACTTGGACTTGAAAAAACCAAAGTACCAACTGGAAAACTGGATTTAGCATTGCCAAGCCAGGTTGTGGCTTCACTGAATCTCACCAGGAATCAAACAGAGGGAGGAAAGATTCCTGAAAAGATTCCTCAAACACAACCCATGGAGATGGCACAGGGAGTTCACAGACAGAGCTGGCTCCTCATCAGAAATCTGGTGCAGGAATTTAATCTGCTAAATACAGCAGAGCATGAAGGCCAGAGATAAAGGTGTCTGAGAGAGAATTAGGTTTAGTAGGATGTGAGAGGTCAGtgatccctggggctgctggatcacagctcctgggaagggctcggagctggcagctcacacagcagccctgcttgGTCCACAAATCAGTTCCAACCCCCACTGGACCTTGTTACCATAAGgtgcaataaaaacaaactggTCCCCACTGGTCCTGAAGCTGGGGAAGTGTTTTTAGAGGAAAATACATCTCAAGGCAAAACTGAAGAGAGCACTGGTGCTCTCTGAGTTACTGAAATAAAAGccctttcccagtgctgtgttttgtccACACTCTCCTAGCACTGGTTTgaggaatggtttgggtttttgccCTCCTAATCCCACTGGGAGGGTCAGCTGGGCCTTATCTAATCTTGCCTTCTGTTGATGTGATCAGTTTCCTGGAATCAATTGGACATTTTCACCTAATTTGCTGCCCTTACCAGTCTTGAGACACTGGTGAAttctcttctcctcccttctcctgaTAGATTATTAacatgggaaaacaaaagctgccaAAACTTCTACAGTTGTTAAAAGGTTTTAGAAAAAGTCTTCTGGCTCCTGGTGTCCTTACAGTGGGCATTCTGTGGCACCCACATCAAACATGGAATGTGCAGCCAACAGAATGAAAAGAGATCCTGGAAGTCATTTTTGTCCTTCTGTCatccaaggaaaaaagaaggtaaaatgTCTCTGAGACAAACCAGTTCCCTTCCAGCTCTCTTCACAGACATCAAACAATTCCCTAAAAGGACCTGATCAGTCCTGTACTGATATCAAAGTactgatattttccttttcttcccacttCCTCCTTCTTAACCATTTTTGCCCAGGATTATTAATTCATGCAAGGCACTGAAAGAGCATTTCAGAGACGGAACAGGGGAGGAGCTCTCCTGTCCTTATCTTTAACTGTCTTAATAATTCCTTCTTCACCCCCACCTCAAGAACAAGTCAATCTGTTAAGAGTTAATATCActcacttcttaaaaaaaagccaaactaaAAAAGCCCAcagctggcctggggacagcccaggagcagtggcagtggaagggcagggacagaagggcagtgctgggggtgctggggcagctaggggctgagctgggggcGGAAGGACGAGCGCACGGTGCGGTCCATCAGCGGCTGCAGCGGGCGGAAGTTGTCCAccatcctcctctcctcctccccgtGCGACGAGAACAGCAGCGTCCGAAAGGCCTCCAGCTGGGAACCACAAAGGGCCGCTCCTGTCACTTCCCAGGAATCCCCACTCAGGGAATTCGTGGCAAAGGACAAGAGTTTATTCTCAGAGAGGGGAGTAGAATCAAAGGTAGCGCTAGGTTTGTGTTCTGAGGGGTTCTAGCAGCCACATCTGCTGGTGAAGATTGTCCCGTTATCCACAGCGGCATGGAAGGGTTATCAGTCCTCTGCTATCCTTAGGGAAATCAAATCCCAAATGGGGCACACCTGAGAGAGCTACTGACACTCAAATACTTCATCCAGCCTCCATTTACAGCCTCCCTGGCACCCACAACAGAGGGAACCTCAGCAATCCCCAAGTTGCTGTCTCACTGGTTTATAGCTGGGgttaaaataaagcagcagcagatcagCTTTTAATGCTCTTGGTAACTCACCGCTATCTATGAGAGTAAGGAGGCAAGAACTTaacaaaaaatgagaaaaatttcaGTTCAAAGAAATGCTACACTCTGCCTGCAGTTCTCTGTTGACAATTTCCATCTCACAAaaccttccctttttcccttccctccacaAAAAAGGCTGCATCACGCTAAGGAGAGCAAAGGTATGAGAATTCCAATAAGTTCCCAAAACTCCCCCAAGTTTTCAAGGGGCAGCTTCCAGAATTGTATCACAGATCAAGATAAAACTCTTGAGAATAGATGGAAAAGTTGAATAGAGCTGGAAAAACATCTTGGAGAGGTCTTTGAGTGTTAGTGGCTGTTAATGCCAGGATtcctccccaaatcctgggTTGAAACAGTCACAGatctctgaaaacacagagaattttTGAGTTTTCACAGAGAATTGCTGGCAGACAACTGGTtctgagcatctctgtggcAGCAAGAGGTGTGATCTGAACGGAAAATTGAGATTTACCTGATCCTCATCCACCTCGATTGGCTTCTTCTTAATGATCCACGTGACTGACTCAGTGAGGGGGGGAGTGGTCAAGGAGCCAGCGTAGGTCCAGTAatcagggcaggaagggagcaggCACGAGGGATCAAAGACATCAAACTCGATCACAGTGTCCTAAGtagcacaaaaaaaaacatttttaaggatGTTTTTAAGGTGTTTTGAGAAAAATTGGACAGAAATCTTGACAGTGTGGTTAAAAACTGTGTTGTGTGTGCATGGGAAATGGGCATTGGGAATATCAataatgttattattttaaatcccTCATATTTGTGTAAAATTGGATTTGAGGTGTaagggcagctgctgagcagacAGAAGTTCAATATTTCTGCTGTCTCCACAAGCCACTAGGAATTCAGTGCAGGAGAATCAGGGAGTGAGAAGGATCAGTGGCCTAAGGCTTTGTGGAAGCTGGATGCAACCAGGAACAAATGGTGGAATAAGTTCAGGTAGCTGTGCCAGATCCTTAAAAGACTGCAAACAAAAAGTGTTTTACTTTTCACCATGTGATTttaggcagcaggaaaaggactgaagtttaatttaaatcaaatattCCCATTTGCAGAATGTTCATTGCCACACGTGGGATATCAGAATGTAGGAGCCTCAAACCCAGGATTTCCCAGCCAAACAGTGCTCCAGGGAGAGTGTCAGGATATACTGGGGGATCTTGCCTCAGTTTCTTATAAATTCACGTGCTGTAAATGATTATATTAGCACAATAGATGTACATTCAGATTTAGGGAGGTCTTCTGGCCTGAACTGACATGTTTGGTGTTTAtctggcagagctgtcactgctctgatacaaaaacttgttttatttggattttaaaaactCCTTCCTGTGAGAAGCAGTGGCACAGCGACTTCAGCTGGATGAGATTAGAAGCTGAAGAGGTAGATGTGGTTTTTTGAATGTACTTtcagaagggaaggaggagacgCTTCTGTCAGAGACTCAGCGCTccctctcctggcaggagcctgCCAGGAACGATCCCATTCCCCCAGCAGAAAATGCACTGTttataaaaaagcaaataaccTCCTCAAAGATCAGACAAAAATTAAGAAGCCTTAATCCTACAGTAAATAAACTCCCACTTCAAGCATGGCCTTGTAAGGAGAAACACTCTCAAGAGCAGCATTTCTTCAAGAGGTTTGGAAAGCTTCAAGTATCCAATTCCTCCTGAAAAATCAGCTTCCCTTCCCACTTCCAAGGTGTCAATCAGCCCCTCCGGGAAAATTTAAGGAAGAAAGCTTTTCTGGGTGTCTTGTGGTTGTCCAAGTGTTCTTTCTGCTGGGTGACAATGGGTGGGACACCTCAGAGCACTGACCTTGTGTCTGACTGCTGGCAGGGCATCCACCAGGGTCTGCAGCCCCTCGTGCcgtgctcccagctgcagggacagggaggggttGGAGAATCAATAAACTGATCAATAATCAATCAGTTCTACCTATCAGCCTTGGTATTTTTTCATAACAATCACAGGATAtttagggttggaagggagctctggagatcatccagccCAAGGCTGGAGGAACACATCCAcgtgggtttggaatgtctccagacAGGGAGATTCCATatcctcccagggcagctgttcCACCCTCAACAGAAAGTTCTTGGGGTGAAACTTTTTTTAGCTTCTGGCCACTGttcctcatcctgtcactggcaCCATTGAACAGAGCCTGGCACCAGCCTCTGACACCCCCTGGGAACATGGATGGGATTGATGGGCTCCCCTCTCAGCCCTCCCTTAGTTGCCCTAAATTGACTTTAACAGAATGCAAACAGAAAGGCCCAATCACAGCTGATCCCACAGAACAAAATTACCTTTAAGAACACTCCAATAACAGCCAGGCCATTCCCTTCCATCACAGCTTCCTCAAAACTCGGGTACTCCACAGCATTCCAGTGCACCAAATGCAGctgaaagaggagagagggagaaatcagcccctgcacagagcacagacacCACACCTGACTGCTGATCCTGGCTGCATTTGCTCCTTGGCAGGGtgaggcactgcagggagctcctcagaaaccacagaaatgaGGAACAAAGTGCTCTTGGTAAATAATggtccttcccttccttttctctcttttgctttAAACAATAGTTAAGACCCACTGCATTTAAAAGAGATTTAGTCTGTGGCGGTCTGCCTCCAGGAATGCTGTTCAAAGGCACAGACCAAGCTCAGTCTTCcatctctttcctcttttctcaggaggagcagagcacccCATCCTCCTGAGGAACATCCTCCTGCACACAACAATCTTCCACTGCACTGCTGACAGCCAATACACTGAGGGGTTTTGTGTGATAAATAAATACCCCAGCCCAAAAACTTAGTCACACTCTCCCTGTTCATGAGGATCCTGCCGAGCTGGCAGCACCACCATGAACAGAACAACAGGAGAGAAACTCTCCTTAAAAATAACCCATCATCACTTGACAAATTCTTCTCCTTTGCGAAGAACTGTGGTCAAAGCTGTCACAGTTTCACATTTTCACTGACTTCATCCTTTTTATCGATGTTTTCTTCCTTAGCAGTTACTTAAGCATCAAAGTCTTGCTATTTTAGTAACTTTTCATCAgttgcaaacagaaaataaagtgaTGGTTTTTAACAGTATATGtttgtttctctgaaagatttagtAACAATAAACAAAGTGTTTTTTCACTTGCAGCAATGGGGCCAATGTCCAGTTTTCAGGCTGTTCTTCTCCAGAAAACACAGTGGAGATGAATTTTTATAGATGAATAAAACAGCAGATGAACTGTAGCACTTCAAAATAAACTGCAATTCCCGAATTTGGGAGTTTTCACAGACACACCTGAGCTAAGTATTTGCATTGTTGAGGACTTCATCTCATACCTCTGCTGGGTAAAATTTACAGTCAACTGTGTGCTCTGAGCCCCAGTCATTGACAGCTCCCCAGTGGAAGTGGAACTGCTTTAGCCTGTACTGGTTTTCCAAGGGGCCTCCAACGATgactagaaaaaaaaccaagacacACATGTTAATAAATATGATTTAGAATTGGCCAGACAAGTaaatccttgggaaaaaaaatcacccaggAAAAAGTACAAGGTGGAGCAACTCAACCAGTGCCTATCTGCACTTTGCCATGACCAAGTTACTCAAGCAAACACATTCTGGTTTTCTCTGCATCAAGCTGGAGATGAGTGAAGTCTCCTCACCCATCTCCCCTCGAGGGAATGTTTTCCCAGTTCACACCAAGTTTGGCACAGTCACAGTGGTGAGTGTCACATTCTCGTCCCTCTGTCAGAGCAGGAGTGTCAGGACTGCCTGACCAGGTGACACAGCAGTGCCACATCTATTAAATGCATTCAATGACATCCCTACAAGGATCTGTGAAAAATGCTGACATTTCTCATAACAAGActtcaaaaagcaaataatgCCAGACAAATCAGTATATTGAGTCAAATGTTCAAGCCTCCTGCAAGCtacaaaaatccaaacatctTATTCTGCTTCAACACAGCTTCCGGACTGCACAAGCAAAGGTCAGCCAGAAATGTGTTTTGGTGGGCCTACAAGAGTTCAGGAAGGATTTAAACATTCAGTCTGCCACTGGGCAAGCTCCTGAAAGATTGAATGCCCTTTTCATCAAAGAGTAAAGTCTGCTCTCCTGATTTCAGAAGGCCTCCCATCCTTCTGCACATGAATGAAGTGCATGCCCAGCTTTCTGCTTCCACTCATTCCCTCCTACCTGGACCAAAACCATCCTGCAAAGTCATCTTGCTAATTATGAAATGAGAACATCTGGTAAATGAGAAACCCTAATTGCTTCCAAAGGGCTAATAACACTTATGGAAGCAGGGAACcttttaggttggaaaggagcTTTTCCAAGGGTTCAGCCAGCACTAAACCATCAGCAGCTTCTGATTTTTACTGAACTGTAGGACGTGGGGAAGTTTTACAGCAAACCTTGGTATAAAGCACCTAATCCCAACACTGCTTTTGGAAGTAAGTTAATCACTTCCATGCTAAGGAGAAAACAATGAGAGGCATTAAAAGATTTtcttgtattaattttttttcctgaaaaccagCCAGCAGGTTTGAAATCTGAACCAGACATGCCTGTCTgtgaaaaaggaataaattgaAATGAGCTGTGCAAAGTGACATTGAATTAattccatcccctgctgctgagctctgggcatGAATGCAATGCTGACCATCACTGGGAAATCACAATGCCCATCCCTGAagggtccaaggccaggctggacagggtttggagcagcctggggtagtggaggatgtccctgcccaaggcagggggtgGAACGGGATCAGCTTCAAGgtctttcccacccaaaccacgCTGGGACTCTGTGCTGGAAAAGGGGTGGGATAAACACGTGGGTCACACAGCCAAGCCTCTCAGAAGTGAAGTTTCTGTGCTCTAACACAATCCACTCCTGTCTATGTGATGATGCAAACCCAAGAGTGACTACAAACTTGTGTTATTAACCACATCCACTTGTATATTTGTCTCACAAATAACTTTAGGCACAGACACATGTAAGGAGAGACTCAGGTTCCTGTAGTGGCCACCGGAAAGTGACAGGAAACAAACAGGAACTTCAGTCCCTTCAAAAGCATTTCTCCTCAAATTACAACCTTGacaatttcaaaacaaaactgaagtttAAGGGGCTGGAACAACGAGAAATCTTCAGGCATTTcttgcagccctggctctgttcCAGTGGCACCACACACAGACAGACCACATGCTGTACATACCTTCCCCTcaccctcttcttcctcctgctctaCCTTCAGCTTTAGCCCAAGTCTTGCAAACCCCATCTCAGGATTCAGGCATTTTTGTCTATCCTGGGTGTCTTTCTCATCTTCTGTggtgcttttgtttgtttccaagCTTTCTCCTCTGGATTTCTATGATTGTTAGAAGCTGGCAGTgagaaaaaccagaaacagcAAGAGTGAAGAGAGAAAGgtggaggagagaggcaggcaCCTGAAAACTGGGGCTTATACAGCAACACCTCACTGTCTGTTGCTTCTCTGTCCTTTTGGAGCCCTGTCACTGATTGTTTGATGCCATCCTACCCCTTTGTGGACTTTAATTCATTTAAGGAAGATGAGGATGatgaaaaggcagcaaatgCTCACAGGGAAAGAGTTCCCTCAAGGAAAGTCTCACCGACAAAGCAGGTAAGATCTTTCAGAGGTGAGCACCAGCCTCAAAGGCCTGATGATTCCAGCCTTGCCTTTATGCCACAAAAACTGCTCCTGTGCAATTAAATATTGCGTATTTCTGAACCCCCTACAGGCAATTCCCCCTCCCACTAAACACTTTTCAGGATCTTATCCTCAAGAGATGGTGGGGTGTGGCTTATAAAGCAAGAGGCTGTTTGATGAGAAGCAAAGCCAATGTAAAGTTAGTAAATTAAAATCACTGATGAGGTAACAGGTGATGTCTGTTCTCTAACCCAacctcactgaaaaaaaccaacacttCTTCATGATATCAGTGCTTAAATGAGCAAGGACAAGGATATTCCCTCTTGGAAATGGAGTACTCCCTCTTGGAAATGGATATTCCAAGAGAACAGctagaaacaagaaaaacaaaacaagccccAAACATCCCATAAGCTCCCTGCattccaccaccaccaccatttTTTGCTGCACTGTTTTATCAGCCTCTTTCCAAACATCAACCACAAATGTTGGTGTTGTGAAGACAAAgtgtttgtttctgtgctggagGCTCCCTCCCCAAGGGCATTGCTAAATccctcaggaagctgcaggagctctcatGGGGAGCAGTCATTTAAAACATAAACTACTCCAATCCAACAGGTTCAAACTTGCTCAGGGTCCTTCAatttttccctgcaggacaAGCTGAGCAATCATGTGCTTCACAACAGCCCTGACCAATTGCTACCGCTCACCCACCCTTATGAAATACCTTTATATTCTGCAATATCCTCCTTTGGTAAAGGCAGCTTTTAGAAAGAACAGTGGACAGAAAATCTAGGATTTGGGAGCAATATATTGATTTTAAGtcaatttttttactgtgtcGAGCCTTTAAAAAGGTTGAGCCACTCAGATCAGAGCTTTATTCACATGAAATTGCTGGAATGCACGGTTGGATTTTCCATGCAGTCCTGCTTCCCCTAAaacagggacacacacacacacctgctcccgagggcagagctcagtgttATTTCATTCCCTAAAAGCCCACAGAGATAAGCCTGTGTGCTTTCCAACTGCAACTCATTTGGCTGCTGATTATTTCAAGTGCAGTAAATATCTTTATTAGCACCATAAAAGATAAGTGGCAGATTACTTCAGTAAAAAGCAGTGAGGGAATCAGGTTTCAAATTGAGTAAGTACACATAGAAATGACTGAAGATTGACTCGTGTGGGTGAAGTTTATTACAAAACCTACAAGACAGGGCACTGAGGCTTGTGAAAGGAGTTTCAACAGCAGGGGATTTGTGCATGGTAATAAAAACACTATAAATGTGAAGTCTGTATGGAGTTTCTTCATCATGATTCCCACCACTTTAAACCCAGCATTTTTTTACTGTACTTTCATTTTCAACATCAGGTCTTACATCACACAGGTATTTCTCCTCTCTTAGTATTAACGAGACATTAGAATTCTTTTCCCCTGAATTTTTACTTACTTGATCTATCAGCAGAATCATCAAACTCCACCAGGAAGGAGTAGCCATTGTTCCAGATGTGAAGACAGGTGGTGGGGTCGTAGCTGATTTTCAGAGGCTTCAGGAAGGGATCATAAACACTGTCCCTCCACTGGATGTTGATGGGAGACTGGCGGGTGCCTCCGGGAATTGTCAGCGGACTCTGCCAAAGCGGATGCACTGCAAGATGAGGGGCAGAGTCAGGCTGATGCAGGATACAGAACTTTCTGGCAAGGGAAGGTGCTGTGTCACCAAAGGCTAATTCGAGTCAGCTGGTGcccaggaaagcaaaagaaaaataaaacattccagCTGCATGACTCAAAGCCAAACAGGGAAGCGCAGTAATTTGACTTAGAACCATGTCAATACCTTTCTGACTTTGCAGAATGCTCTGTAAAGAAACTGTCCCCTTACTTCCCAGAAAGAGAGAATGTTTCCCTATTATTGCCAGATTTTAAGGCAGCTTTGTTTTACAACTTTCTTTACACACCAGCACcatcagctgagctgggagcgCTCCAGACATGGGATGATTTCCACTGGGAAGCAAAACATTCTCTAGAGGAAAACACAAGCCCAGGGGTTACTGCACAAAGGGGGGttcagagctcctgcagcagaagctAACCTTAACCAAACTACTTAATGCAGACAGCTCCTGCTGATCCCATACCTGTCAAACCCAATCCCAGCAATTTTGGGTGCATCTTGGGTCTGGCACAAGCAGGACAGGTACATGAATGGTTTCCACAGGACTTTATTCTGCTTAAAACCAGAACTGCCACCTGTGCGGAGCTGTTCACCCGGTGACCCACACACAGTGCCTCTGCCGAGCCCCCAATCGCGATGCTTCGAGCATCACTTTACAGGCTACTTCACTAGATACCACTGCTCAGGGTCTTTTAAACGAgcaattgaaaataaattaaaccttCAAACCACTCACATGAGGGGTGACGGAAAAACTTCCCTCCCGCCCCAGTTTCCCTCAGCGAGGTGCAAACCGCGGAGCTCCGTAAGGTCAACTCAGGCAAAGGCTACGCAAAACACTccctgtatttatttaaaactccGCCACTTCCTGATGCTTCAGCCGAGGACAAAGCCCGGCAGAGCTCGGTGTCCCTTTCCTACACAAAGCTGGGCAGCGATGGCGGGACAGCGGCAGGGCGGGCAGGGGGGCTGAGCGAGAGCGGCACTCACGGGCGTCTCGCAGGCGGTAGGAGCAGCAGGCGCCCAGGCTGCAGCGG of Serinus canaria isolate serCan28SL12 chromosome 11, serCan2020, whole genome shotgun sequence contains these proteins:
- the CA5A gene encoding carbonic anhydrase 5A, mitochondrial isoform X2: MSGVKVTALGRLSKLLKTLRAVPARPCSLAACSRQTSRNAALHPLWQSPLTIPGGTRQSPINIQWRDSVYDPFLKPLKISYDPTTCLHIWNNGYSFLVEFDDSADRSIIVGGPLENQYRLKQFHFHWGAVNDWGSEHTVDCKFYPAELHLVHWNAVEYPSFEEAVMEGNGLAVIGVFLKLGARHEGLQTLVDALPAVRHKDTVIEFDVFDPSCLLPSCPDYWTYAGSLTTPPLTESVTWIIKKKPIEVDEDQWGFLGSDRSGPLWFPAGGLSDAAVLVARGGGEEDGGQLPPAAAADGPHRALVLPPPAQPLAAPAPPALPFCPCPSTATAPGLSPGQLWAFLVWLFFKK
- the CA5A gene encoding carbonic anhydrase 5A, mitochondrial isoform X1, translating into MLPLLRRAWVAAVTSSSSSSSCSSRPGSRRCSLGACCSYRLRDALHPLWQSPLTIPGGTRQSPINIQWRDSVYDPFLKPLKISYDPTTCLHIWNNGYSFLVEFDDSADRSIIVGGPLENQYRLKQFHFHWGAVNDWGSEHTVDCKFYPAELHLVHWNAVEYPSFEEAVMEGNGLAVIGVFLKLGARHEGLQTLVDALPAVRHKDTVIEFDVFDPSCLLPSCPDYWTYAGSLTTPPLTESVTWIIKKKPIEVDEDQWGFLGSDRSGPLWFPAGGLSDAAVLVARGGGEEDGGQLPPAAAADGPHRALVLPPPAQPLAAPAPPALPFCPCPSTATAPGLSPGQLWAFLVWLFFKK
- the CA5A gene encoding carbonic anhydrase 5A, mitochondrial isoform X4, which translates into the protein MSGVKVTALGRLSKLLKTLRAVPARPCSLAACSRQTSRNAALHPLWQSPLTIPGGTRQSPINIQWRDSVYDPFLKPLKISYDPTTCLHIWNNGYSFLVEFDDSADRSIIVGGPLENQYRLKQFHFHWGAVNDWGSEHTVDCKFYPAELHLVHWNAVEYPSFEEAVMEGNGLAVIGVFLKLGARHEGLQTLVDALPAVRHKDTVIEFDVFDPSCLLPSCPDYWTYAGSLTTPPLTESVTWIIKKKPIEVDEDQLEAFRTLLFSSHGEEERRMVDNFRPLQPLMDRTVRSSFRPQLSP
- the CA5A gene encoding carbonic anhydrase 5A, mitochondrial isoform X3, which codes for MLPLLRRAWVAAVTSSSSSSSCSSRPGSRRCSLGACCSYRLRDALHPLWQSPLTIPGGTRQSPINIQWRDSVYDPFLKPLKISYDPTTCLHIWNNGYSFLVEFDDSADRSIIVGGPLENQYRLKQFHFHWGAVNDWGSEHTVDCKFYPAELHLVHWNAVEYPSFEEAVMEGNGLAVIGVFLKLGARHEGLQTLVDALPAVRHKDTVIEFDVFDPSCLLPSCPDYWTYAGSLTTPPLTESVTWIIKKKPIEVDEDQLEAFRTLLFSSHGEEERRMVDNFRPLQPLMDRTVRSSFRPQLSP
- the CA5A gene encoding carbonic anhydrase 5A, mitochondrial isoform X5, whose amino-acid sequence is MLPLLRRAWVAAVTSSSSSSSCSSRPGSRRCSLGACCSYRLRDALHPLWQSPLTIPGGTRQSPINIQWRDSVYDPFLKPLKISYDPTTCLHIWNNGYSFLVEFDDSADRSIIVGGPLENQYRLKQFHFHWGAVNDWGSEHTVDCKFYPAELHLVHWNAVEYPSFEEAVMEGNGLAVIGVFLKLGARHEGLQTLVDALPAVRHKDTVIEFDVFDPSCLLPSCPDYWTYAGSLTTPPLTESVTWIIKKKPIEVDEDQDSRGLITLPCRCG